Proteins found in one Chthonomonadales bacterium genomic segment:
- the rpmE gene encoding 50S ribosomal protein L31: MREGIHPKYEKAVVTCACGNTFETRSTKPTIRVEICSNCHPFYTGKQKIVDTEGRVEKFLQKYKMK; the protein is encoded by the coding sequence ATGCGAGAGGGCATACACCCGAAATACGAGAAGGCTGTCGTGACGTGCGCGTGCGGCAACACGTTCGAAACGCGCTCAACGAAGCCCACCATACGCGTGGAGATCTGCTCCAACTGCCACCCGTTCTACACGGGCAAGCAGAAGATCGTGGACACCGAGGGGCGGGTGGAGAAGTTCCTTCAGAAATACAAGATGAAGTAG
- a CDS encoding DUF1385 domain-containing protein: MGDYLQYGGQAVIEGVMMRSPRFVAIACRRPDGGITVHEEPISGSILGRLRWLNRPLLRGTLALVDAMVLGMRALRFSASVQAEAIGGCAAEAGASTSPRGRLNDIWIAGTLAFAFVFGTTLFIALPTLMTQLVQARLGIGGSVARNAVDGVIRIAIFLGYIGLISRMENIRRVFQYHGAEHKAINTLEGGRPLVMEACLIASRIHPRCGTSFVIVVLLASILVHSLFPRPDAAPVRIALHTALIPVVAGLAYEIIKMAGRMRNATPLRVLLAPGLWSQRLTTREPDAEQVEVALCALNAVLAREEGREPALPEPGVPAAVA, encoded by the coding sequence ATGGGAGACTACCTGCAGTACGGCGGCCAGGCCGTCATCGAGGGCGTGATGATGCGGAGCCCGCGGTTCGTGGCCATCGCCTGCCGGCGGCCCGACGGTGGCATCACCGTGCACGAGGAGCCGATCAGCGGGTCGATCCTTGGCCGGCTCCGATGGCTCAACCGGCCGCTCCTCCGTGGGACCCTGGCCCTCGTGGACGCGATGGTGCTCGGGATGCGCGCGCTGCGCTTCTCGGCAAGCGTGCAGGCCGAGGCGATCGGTGGCTGCGCGGCCGAGGCGGGCGCGTCGACGTCACCGCGTGGTCGGCTCAACGACATCTGGATCGCCGGCACGCTCGCCTTCGCCTTCGTTTTCGGCACCACGCTGTTCATTGCGCTTCCCACGCTAATGACCCAGCTTGTCCAGGCGCGCCTGGGCATCGGAGGCAGCGTGGCTCGAAACGCGGTCGATGGCGTGATCCGCATCGCAATCTTCCTTGGCTACATCGGGCTGATCTCGCGCATGGAGAACATCCGCCGCGTTTTCCAGTACCATGGGGCCGAGCACAAGGCGATCAACACCCTCGAGGGCGGGCGGCCGCTGGTGATGGAGGCCTGCCTGATCGCGTCGCGCATCCACCCTCGCTGCGGCACGAGCTTCGTTATCGTGGTGCTGCTGGCCAGCATTCTGGTGCATTCGCTCTTCCCACGGCCGGACGCGGCGCCGGTGCGCATCGCCCTGCACACGGCCCTGATCCCGGTCGTGGCGGGGCTCGCCTACGAGATCATCAAGATGGCCGGCCGGATGCGCAACGCGACCCCCTTGCGCGTGCTGCTGGCCCCGGGTCTCTGGAGCCAGCGACTGACGACGCGCGAGCCCGACGCGGAGCAGGTCGAGGTTGCCCTCTGCGCCCTGAACGCCGTGCTGGCGCGCGAGGAGGGCAGGGAGCCCGCGCTGCCGGAACCCGGCGTGCCCGCCGCCGTCGCCTAG
- the prfA gene encoding peptide chain release factor 1, with the protein MPLEPAIPKLDELEARYEALAQQMMTPEVAADPHQYHRINKSWSDLTEVVEAYREYRGVCREIVDTEELLADAEMRELAQADLEALRPRLGALEDRLKLLLMPRDPNDEKSVIVEIRPAAGGEEAALFAGDLLRMYTRYAERRGWKVEVMSAQETGIGGFSDAVLSIQGRGAYSQLKFESGVHRVQRVPVTESSGRIHTSTVTVAVLPEAEEVEVQINPNDIDMDVYHSSSAGGQNVQKVATAIRILHKPSGIVVTCQDERSQLQNKEKAMRMLRARLYERELSARTAERTETRRSQVGSGDRSEKIRTYNFPDGRVTDHRVGVTIYNMPQILDGGLQPFVDALVTADQADRLGGSEG; encoded by the coding sequence TTGCCACTGGAACCCGCCATACCGAAACTGGATGAGCTCGAAGCCCGTTACGAAGCGCTTGCGCAGCAGATGATGACGCCGGAGGTCGCCGCCGACCCGCACCAGTATCACCGGATCAACAAGTCCTGGAGCGATCTAACGGAGGTGGTGGAGGCCTATCGCGAGTACCGCGGCGTCTGCCGGGAGATCGTCGATACCGAGGAGTTGCTCGCCGACGCCGAGATGCGCGAGCTGGCTCAGGCCGACCTGGAGGCGTTGCGCCCGCGCCTGGGCGCGCTCGAGGACCGGCTGAAGCTGCTCCTGATGCCGCGCGACCCGAACGACGAGAAGAGCGTGATCGTCGAGATCCGGCCGGCGGCCGGCGGTGAGGAGGCCGCGCTCTTCGCGGGCGACCTTCTGCGCATGTACACGCGCTACGCCGAGCGCCGCGGCTGGAAGGTCGAGGTGATGAGCGCCCAGGAGACCGGCATCGGCGGCTTCAGCGACGCCGTGCTCTCGATCCAGGGCAGGGGAGCCTATAGCCAGCTGAAGTTCGAGAGCGGCGTTCACCGCGTGCAGCGCGTCCCGGTCACCGAATCGAGCGGCCGCATCCACACCTCGACGGTCACCGTGGCCGTCCTGCCCGAGGCCGAGGAGGTGGAGGTGCAGATCAACCCAAACGACATCGACATGGACGTCTACCATTCCTCGAGCGCCGGCGGCCAGAACGTCCAGAAGGTCGCTACAGCCATCCGGATCCTGCACAAGCCCAGCGGCATCGTCGTGACGTGCCAGGACGAGCGCAGCCAGCTACAGAACAAGGAGAAGGCGATGCGGATGCTGCGCGCCCGGCTCTACGAGCGCGAGTTGAGCGCGCGCACCGCCGAGCGCACCGAGACCCGGCGCTCGCAGGTGGGCTCCGGCGATCGATCGGAGAAGATCCGCACGTATAACTTCCCGGATGGACGCGTTACGGACCACCGCGTCGGCGTGACCATCTACAACATGCCGCAGATTCTTGACGGCGGGCTCCAGCCGTTCGTTGACGCGCTGGTGACCGCCGATCAGGCCGATCGGCTGGGGGGCAGCGAGGGGTAG
- the prmC gene encoding peptide chain release factor N(5)-glutamine methyltransferase: MLREAAERLRAAGTDSPLMEAGLLLAYAAGVRRLDVLAGTLEPPDADVRARFRAVVARRAERVPLAYLLGRQEFYGRALEVTPATLVPRPETELLVEFGMSTVGDGAGALAIDVGTGGGCIAVSVAAGAPGARVLAVDLSLEALRVATRNAERLGVGSRVACVRGDLLAPVASGSAAVVLSNPPYVATDDLAGLQPEVRDHEPRLALDGGPDGLSIHRRLARDARRALRPDGWLAVEVGAGQAAAVAALLRGEGYTHVAAQRDLAGIERMVRGRRGRA, translated from the coding sequence TTGCTGCGCGAGGCAGCGGAGCGGCTGCGCGCTGCCGGCACCGACTCGCCGCTGATGGAGGCAGGGCTCCTTCTCGCCTACGCAGCGGGCGTCCGTCGCCTGGACGTGCTGGCCGGAACTCTGGAACCGCCGGATGCCGACGTGCGTGCGCGCTTTCGCGCCGTGGTGGCGCGGCGCGCCGAGCGGGTGCCTCTCGCGTATCTGCTCGGCCGGCAGGAGTTCTATGGCCGCGCCTTGGAGGTAACGCCGGCCACCCTCGTCCCGAGACCGGAGACAGAGCTCCTGGTGGAGTTCGGCATGAGTACGGTCGGCGACGGGGCCGGCGCCCTGGCGATCGACGTCGGAACGGGCGGCGGCTGCATCGCGGTCAGCGTGGCGGCGGGGGCGCCGGGGGCCCGCGTGCTGGCGGTCGATCTGTCTCTGGAAGCGCTGCGGGTCGCGACCCGCAATGCCGAGCGACTGGGTGTCGGGTCGCGCGTAGCGTGCGTCCGGGGCGACCTGCTCGCGCCCGTGGCGAGCGGTTCGGCGGCGGTCGTGCTCTCGAACCCGCCCTACGTGGCCACGGATGACCTGGCCGGTCTTCAGCCAGAGGTGCGCGACCACGAACCCCGGCTTGCGTTGGACGGAGGTCCGGACGGCCTCTCCATCCACCGTCGGCTGGCGCGAGACGCGCGGCGCGCGCTCCGGCCGGACGGCTGGCTCGCGGTGGAGGTCGGGGCCGGTCAGGCCGCGGCGGTCGCCGCGTTGCTGCGCGGCGAGGGCTACACACACGTTGCCGCGCAGCGCGACCTGGCCGGCATTGAGCGGATGGTCCGCGGGCGGCGCGGGCGCGCGTGA
- a CDS encoding ABC transporter ATP-binding protein: MAASAAPTIACHGLTKQFGSLRAVDDLSLAVYPGELFGFLGPNGAGKTTTIKMMAGLLRPTAGTATIGGYDIQVEPLRAKAILGYIPDNPFLYEKLTGQEFLNFMADLYSVATRNRARRIDDLLRLFELQDKGGELIQGYSRGMRQKIALAGALIHQPSVIFLDEPTVGLDPKSARLMKDVLRQLCRDGTTVFVSTHILEIAERMCDRFGIIHRGRLVALGTMNELRERAASDTKSLEDIFLELTSGEELGDLIRYLS, encoded by the coding sequence ATGGCGGCGTCCGCCGCACCGACGATCGCCTGCCACGGGCTGACCAAGCAGTTCGGTTCGCTGCGGGCAGTGGACGACCTGAGCCTCGCGGTGTATCCCGGCGAGTTGTTCGGCTTCCTTGGCCCCAACGGCGCCGGCAAGACGACGACCATCAAGATGATGGCGGGCCTGCTCCGACCGACGGCGGGCACGGCCACCATCGGCGGGTACGACATCCAGGTGGAGCCGCTTCGCGCCAAGGCCATCCTGGGCTACATCCCAGATAACCCGTTCCTCTATGAGAAGCTCACCGGCCAGGAGTTCCTGAACTTCATGGCCGACCTCTACTCGGTGGCCACACGCAACCGCGCGCGGCGCATCGACGACCTCCTGCGGCTGTTCGAGCTCCAGGACAAGGGCGGGGAGCTGATCCAGGGCTACTCGCGCGGCATGCGGCAGAAGATCGCCCTCGCCGGGGCCTTGATCCATCAGCCGAGCGTCATCTTCCTGGACGAGCCGACGGTGGGCCTGGACCCCAAGAGCGCACGCCTGATGAAAGATGTGCTCCGCCAGCTCTGCCGGGACGGCACGACGGTGTTCGTCTCCACGCACATCCTGGAGATCGCGGAGCGAATGTGTGATCGCTTCGGCATCATCCACCGCGGCCGACTGGTGGCGCTCGGGACGATGAACGAGCTCCGTGAGCGGGCCGCCTCCGATACCAAGAGCCTCGAGGACATCTTCCTGGAGCTCACCAGTGGCGAGGAGCTGGGGGACCTGATCCGCTACCTCAGCTAG